The following proteins are co-located in the Chryseobacterium daecheongense genome:
- a CDS encoding helix-turn-helix transcriptional regulator produces the protein MQKEKLRSIRKKKGYTQQQIADIIATDVSNYSRKESGDVKIVRAEWEKIANFLDVTMEDIYEEDDAQIVVNNDHPVFNDSSASGVYQYNNNTIPLSIVENLQEYISLLKAENQKLQAEIKTLKARK, from the coding sequence ATGCAAAAAGAAAAGCTACGATCAATCAGAAAGAAAAAGGGATATACTCAGCAACAAATTGCTGATATCATTGCTACGGATGTTTCCAATTACAGCAGAAAAGAAAGTGGAGACGTAAAAATCGTAAGGGCTGAATGGGAAAAGATTGCTAATTTCCTCGATGTTACTATGGAAGACATTTATGAAGAAGATGACGCCCAAATTGTTGTCAATAATGATCATCCTGTATTTAACGACAGTTCTGCATCGGGAGTGTATCAATATAACAACAATACGATTCCACTTTCCATTGTTGAAAACCTTCAGGAATATATTTCTTTATTAAAAGCCGAGAACCAGAAATTACAGGCAGAAATAAAAACCCTGAAAGCAAGAAAGTAA
- a CDS encoding MGMT family protein, giving the protein MDEIFKQQVYEITKLIPKGRVSSYGAIAKAVGYPNHSRHVGKAMGGCPKDVPAHRVISSSGVLSVKEFQPKLEAEGIVVENFRIKNFKKLFWDPLSEL; this is encoded by the coding sequence ATGGACGAAATTTTTAAACAACAGGTTTATGAAATTACAAAGCTTATTCCCAAAGGGCGAGTATCTTCTTATGGAGCCATTGCCAAAGCAGTAGGATATCCCAATCATTCACGTCATGTTGGAAAGGCTATGGGTGGATGTCCAAAAGATGTTCCTGCCCATAGGGTAATTTCCAGTTCCGGAGTTTTATCTGTAAAAGAATTTCAGCCTAAGCTGGAAGCAGAGGGTATTGTGGTTGAAAATTTTAGAATTAAAAATTTCAAGAAACTTTTTTGGGATCCTTTAAGTGAATTGTAG